In one Umezawaea sp. Da 62-37 genomic region, the following are encoded:
- a CDS encoding NAD(P)/FAD-dependent oxidoreductase: MIGSGLAGLAAAVRFRKEGWDDFLVLERGHHVGGTWRDNTYPGAACDVPSHLYSYSFALNPNWTRSFSVQSEIQDYIIDVARRYKVYGKHVFGCEVLSARWIDGSARWELETSRGRFTADVLVGAFGALCEPSLPDIRGIDSFEGHVFHSSRWDGGVDLTDKRVAVIGTGASGIQIVPAIAGKVAELDVYQRTAAWILPRLDRRYSTPERLAHQYFPHYQRLLRGAIYWAHEAQAIGLAKYPRLMKPVELLARMKLRREVPDPALRRRLTPDYGIGCKRILISNNYYPAFLRDDVSLITSGISEIRENSIVTADGEVRETDAIVLATGFHVTDSPTYRRIHGKDGRSLGEVFDDVGRQCYKGTAIANFPNMFLLVGPNTGLGHNSMIYMIESQVNYVVDAIATMERGRIRSVEVREQAQEGFRKVLQRKLSRSVWNTGGCSSWYLDKHGANTTMWPDFSFEFRRITRRFDEDAYHISTEEPS; encoded by the coding sequence GTGATCGGCAGCGGGCTCGCGGGCCTCGCCGCCGCGGTCCGGTTCCGCAAGGAGGGATGGGACGACTTCCTGGTGCTCGAGCGCGGTCACCACGTCGGCGGCACCTGGCGGGACAACACCTATCCGGGTGCGGCGTGCGACGTGCCCTCGCACCTCTACTCGTACTCCTTCGCGCTGAACCCGAACTGGACCCGGTCGTTCTCCGTGCAGTCGGAGATCCAGGACTACATCATCGACGTGGCGCGGCGGTACAAGGTGTACGGGAAGCACGTCTTCGGGTGCGAGGTCCTGAGCGCGCGCTGGATCGACGGCTCCGCCCGGTGGGAACTCGAGACGTCGAGGGGCAGGTTCACCGCCGACGTCCTGGTGGGCGCGTTCGGAGCGCTCTGCGAGCCGTCACTGCCCGACATCCGCGGCATCGACTCGTTCGAGGGCCACGTGTTCCACTCCTCCCGATGGGACGGCGGGGTCGACCTGACCGACAAGAGGGTCGCGGTCATCGGCACCGGTGCGTCCGGTATCCAGATCGTTCCCGCCATCGCGGGAAAAGTCGCCGAACTCGACGTGTACCAGCGCACGGCGGCGTGGATCCTCCCTCGTCTGGACCGTCGCTACTCCACTCCCGAACGGTTGGCGCACCAGTACTTCCCGCACTACCAGCGACTGCTGCGCGGCGCCATCTACTGGGCGCACGAGGCGCAGGCCATCGGTCTGGCCAAGTACCCGCGGCTGATGAAGCCGGTCGAACTCCTGGCCCGGATGAAACTGCGGCGGGAAGTCCCCGACCCGGCACTCCGCCGACGGCTGACGCCCGACTACGGGATCGGCTGCAAGCGGATCCTGATCTCCAACAACTACTACCCCGCCTTCCTCCGCGACGACGTCAGCCTGATCACGTCGGGCATCTCCGAGATCCGGGAGAACTCCATCGTCACGGCGGACGGCGAGGTGCGCGAAACCGACGCCATCGTTCTGGCCACGGGGTTCCACGTCACCGATTCGCCGACCTACCGCCGGATCCACGGGAAGGACGGACGAAGCCTCGGCGAGGTGTTCGACGACGTCGGGCGGCAGTGCTACAAGGGCACCGCGATCGCGAACTTCCCGAACATGTTCCTCCTGGTCGGACCCAACACCGGGCTGGGGCACAACTCGATGATCTACATGATCGAGTCGCAGGTGAACTACGTGGTCGACGCCATCGCGACCATGGAACGCGGGCGCATCCGTTCGGTGGAGGTGCGCGAGCAGGCGCAGGAGGGTTTCCGGAAGGTGCTCCAGCGCAAGCTGTCGCGAAGCGTCTGGAACACCGGCGGCTGCTCCAGCTGGTACCTCGACAAGCATGGCGCCAACACCACGATGTGGCCTGACTTCTCGTTCGAATTCCGCCGGATCACGAGAAGGTTCGACGAGGACGCCTACCACATCTCGACCGAGGAGCCATCATGA
- a CDS encoding MFS transporter, translating to MSIVMVGMFMAILDSFIVVVAGPSIQADLGASAGELQWTLAGYQLSYAVFMITGGRLADLYGRRRVFVLGTAVFTLSSIACALAQDPGSLVVSRIVQGLGAAMMVPQVFALITLVVPDKGKHRVFGVLGIVIGMATISGQLVGGLLIGADLFGSGWRSVFWINVPIGVATILLAAKYVPESRAEGARKLDIPGMLALSASLLLLTFPLIQGREAGWPWWTWACLVASAAGFALFIRIERGVDSRGGDPLMKLSLFSQRSFSLGIVLVTSVYALLSSYYLALSIAMQEGLGMSALGAGLVYTPAAVTFFVFSMVASRMVPKYGRRVLEIGAIVLASGYLATAIVLLSGPELTPLLVIPTLMLQSVGGGLLITPLLNTVLSRIAPETVGMASGALSTAQQIGGAMGIAVIGAVFFTSFHPETDGRVEAAGHAFAMSSIGTFVIAAVATVLIFLLPNPVKARR from the coding sequence GTGTCGATCGTCATGGTCGGCATGTTCATGGCGATCCTCGACTCGTTCATCGTCGTCGTGGCGGGCCCGTCGATCCAGGCGGACCTCGGGGCGTCCGCGGGCGAGCTGCAGTGGACCCTCGCGGGCTACCAGTTGAGCTACGCGGTGTTCATGATCACCGGCGGGCGTCTCGCGGACCTCTACGGGCGCAGGCGGGTCTTCGTCCTCGGCACAGCGGTGTTCACGCTGTCGTCCATCGCGTGCGCCCTGGCGCAGGACCCCGGCTCGCTCGTCGTGTCGCGGATCGTCCAGGGCCTCGGTGCCGCCATGATGGTTCCGCAGGTCTTCGCCCTGATCACGCTGGTGGTGCCCGACAAGGGCAAGCACCGCGTGTTCGGCGTGCTGGGCATCGTGATCGGCATGGCCACCATCAGCGGTCAACTCGTCGGCGGACTGCTGATCGGCGCCGACCTGTTCGGGTCCGGCTGGCGGTCCGTGTTCTGGATCAACGTGCCCATCGGGGTGGCCACGATCCTCCTGGCGGCGAAGTACGTGCCGGAGTCGCGCGCGGAGGGTGCCCGCAAGCTGGACATCCCGGGGATGCTGGCGCTCAGCGCCTCGCTGTTGCTGCTGACCTTCCCGCTCATCCAGGGACGGGAAGCGGGCTGGCCGTGGTGGACCTGGGCCTGCCTGGTGGCGAGTGCCGCGGGATTCGCCCTGTTCATCAGGATCGAACGCGGCGTCGACAGCCGCGGCGGCGATCCGCTGATGAAGCTGTCACTCTTCTCGCAGCGGTCGTTCTCACTCGGCATCGTCCTGGTCACGTCCGTTTACGCGCTGCTGAGTTCCTACTACCTCGCCCTGTCCATCGCGATGCAGGAGGGGCTGGGAATGTCGGCGCTCGGCGCCGGACTGGTTTACACGCCCGCGGCGGTGACGTTCTTCGTCTTCAGCATGGTCGCGAGCCGGATGGTGCCGAAGTACGGGCGCCGCGTCCTGGAGATCGGGGCGATCGTGCTCGCTTCGGGTTACCTGGCCACCGCGATCGTGTTGCTCTCCGGCCCGGAGCTCACGCCGCTGCTGGTGATTCCGACCCTCATGCTGCAAAGCGTCGGCGGTGGTTTGCTCATCACGCCCCTGTTGAACACGGTGTTGAGCAGGATCGCCCCCGAAACCGTCGGCATGGCGTCCGGGGCGCTGTCGACCGCGCAGCAGATCGGTGGCGCAATGGGCATCGCGGTGATCGGGGCCGTGTTCTTCACTTCGTTCCACCCTGAGACCGACGGGCGGGTCGAAGCCGCGGGCCACGCCTTCGCCATGTCGTCGATCGGCACTTTCGTGATCGCGGCGGTGGCGACCGTGCTCATCTTCCTGCTGCCGAACCCGGTGAAAGCACGCCGCTGA
- a CDS encoding SGNH/GDSL hydrolase family protein, whose translation MGTPSFVLTEETDPLCLRPVDAAALLLDAPWRRFAVIGDSLSAGTGDPSPGYSDAGWADRVADVLRRVHPDLEHLNTAEVGATTDQTLETQVDRMIEFGPDLLHLPCGANDIVRRSPDFPSIERTLRRMYDLAAGTGAQLTTFTLGKAYVVPVFPDWRERVETLNDITRALAAEYGAIVVDMWDHPVNARDTLLSADRIHFSTSGQAVMAAEVVKGLAHQVRAS comes from the coding sequence ATGGGTACCCCTTCGTTCGTCCTCACCGAAGAGACCGATCCGCTCTGCCTGCGGCCTGTCGACGCGGCCGCGCTGCTGCTCGACGCGCCGTGGCGCCGCTTCGCCGTGATCGGCGACAGCCTGTCCGCGGGCACCGGGGACCCCAGCCCCGGTTACTCCGACGCCGGATGGGCGGACAGGGTCGCCGACGTCCTGCGCCGGGTGCACCCGGACCTGGAGCACCTCAACACGGCGGAGGTCGGGGCCACGACCGACCAGACCCTCGAGACGCAGGTCGACCGCATGATCGAGTTCGGCCCCGACCTGCTCCACCTGCCTTGCGGCGCGAACGACATCGTGCGGCGCAGTCCCGACTTCCCTTCGATCGAGCGGACGTTGCGCCGCATGTACGACCTCGCGGCCGGGACCGGGGCCCAGTTGACGACCTTCACCCTCGGCAAGGCGTACGTGGTACCGGTCTTCCCGGATTGGCGCGAACGGGTCGAGACGCTCAACGACATCACCCGCGCCCTCGCCGCCGAGTACGGGGCCATCGTCGTCGACATGTGGGACCACCCGGTCAACGCCCGCGACACCCTGCTGAGCGCGGACCGCATCCACTTCTCGACGTCAGGTCAGGCGGTCATGGCGGCCGAGGTCGTCAAGGGGCTGGCTCACCAGGTGCGCGCGAGCTGA
- a CDS encoding alpha/beta hydrolase fold domain-containing protein encodes MPTPRIPLPIARALLHPCYRVMLHHRMPWSAQRALLNTAARIQPLPGGTSIRVVPLGDRLAERITVGPTSAHGAVLYLHGGGYTVGSLATHRSLAAHLARETHRPVYLLDYRLAPEHPYPAALHDAVSAFDAVTDVAGCPPGSIAMAGDSAGGGIALAAAQRLAARGNGTPSALALMSPWTNPTLRAARPRDLVVNRSWGFACAAAYLGDGDPTDPRYAPLLGTMTGLPPTYVFTSTRELLYEQCVELAASLRRAGVRTKYVESPTLWHAAQIQAGMVKEAAESLRDVGAFLKSHWSDRAEPRR; translated from the coding sequence ATGCCCACACCGAGGATCCCGCTGCCGATCGCACGCGCGCTGCTGCACCCCTGTTACCGCGTGATGCTGCACCACCGGATGCCGTGGTCCGCGCAACGCGCCCTGCTGAACACCGCCGCGCGAATCCAACCGCTACCGGGGGGCACCTCGATCCGCGTCGTCCCGCTCGGTGATCGCCTCGCCGAGCGGATCACCGTCGGGCCCACCTCCGCGCACGGGGCGGTGCTCTACCTCCACGGGGGCGGGTACACCGTGGGTTCGCTGGCGACGCACCGGTCCCTGGCCGCGCACCTCGCCCGCGAGACCCACCGTCCCGTGTACCTCCTGGACTACCGCCTCGCACCCGAACATCCCTATCCGGCCGCGCTGCACGACGCGGTCTCCGCGTTCGACGCGGTGACCGACGTCGCGGGCTGCCCGCCGGGTTCGATCGCCATGGCCGGTGATTCGGCGGGCGGCGGTATCGCGCTGGCCGCGGCGCAACGGCTGGCGGCACGTGGGAACGGAACACCTTCGGCGCTGGCCCTGATGTCGCCGTGGACGAATCCCACCCTGCGCGCCGCGCGACCCCGCGACCTCGTGGTCAACCGTTCCTGGGGTTTCGCCTGCGCCGCGGCCTACCTCGGCGACGGCGACCCCACCGATCCCCGGTACGCCCCTCTCCTGGGGACGATGACCGGACTACCCCCGACCTACGTCTTCACCAGCACCCGTGAGCTGCTCTACGAGCAGTGCGTCGAACTCGCCGCGTCCTTGCGACGCGCGGGAGTCCGGACCAAGTACGTCGAGAGCCCCACCCTGTGGCACGCCGCCCAGATCCAGGCGGGAATGGTCAAGGAGGCCGCCGAGTCGCTGCGCGACGTGGGCGCCTTCCTGAAGTCGCACTGGTCGGATCGCGCCGAACCGCGGAGGTAG
- a CDS encoding M23 family metallopeptidase yields the protein MAEPSNAEVGTMTGNGFSRRTFLSGSAAAGVVTVFGAATAHAAVPGFYNPFTGYAITGSWQEHINRGSLGGIDYGMGVGTRLPAAGGGIVTNIPNNGTGGHTVTIQHDNGYRTQYMHLSGFLLGNGTRIGMGGVVGLSGGAPGAPGSGNSDGPHLHWHMINPGGTRINPLTYLGSGGGGGGLPKTTTEQDGIPGAIMWKRTQNWLRLEQGYTGPIDGAPGTNTYAALQRGVRAYGYTGPIDGVMGTNSWAGVQRLASHWGYTGPIDGVMGPNSWRGFARFVNQDKYN from the coding sequence GTGGCAGAGCCATCGAACGCGGAAGTGGGCACGATGACCGGCAACGGTTTCAGCAGGCGGACCTTCTTATCCGGATCGGCGGCCGCGGGCGTCGTCACCGTCTTCGGCGCGGCGACGGCGCACGCGGCCGTCCCGGGGTTCTACAACCCCTTCACCGGCTACGCGATCACCGGTTCGTGGCAGGAGCACATCAACCGGGGATCGCTGGGCGGCATCGACTACGGCATGGGCGTCGGCACCCGACTGCCTGCCGCAGGCGGCGGCATCGTCACGAACATCCCCAACAACGGCACCGGCGGGCACACGGTGACCATCCAGCACGACAACGGCTACCGCACCCAGTACATGCACCTGTCCGGCTTCCTGCTGGGCAACGGCACCAGGATCGGCATGGGCGGCGTGGTCGGGCTTTCCGGCGGCGCACCCGGCGCGCCCGGTTCCGGCAACTCCGACGGTCCGCACCTGCACTGGCACATGATCAACCCCGGCGGCACGCGCATCAATCCGCTGACCTACCTCGGCAGCGGCGGCGGGGGCGGCGGTCTGCCGAAGACCACGACGGAGCAGGACGGCATCCCCGGCGCGATCATGTGGAAGCGGACCCAGAACTGGCTGCGCCTGGAACAGGGCTACACCGGCCCGATCGACGGAGCGCCGGGCACCAACACCTACGCCGCCCTGCAGCGCGGCGTCCGGGCCTACGGCTACACCGGCCCGATCGACGGCGTGATGGGCACGAACTCGTGGGCGGGCGTGCAGCGCTTGGCGTCGCACTGGGGCTACACGGGTCCGATCGACGGTGTCATGGGCCCGAACTCGTGGCGCGGCTTCGCCCGCTTCGTCAACCAGGACAAGTACAACTAG
- a CDS encoding NAD(P)/FAD-dependent oxidoreductase translates to MLIVGTGFAGLGMAIRLLEAGQPDFVVLEKADAVGGAWRENTYPGCACDVTSMMYSYSFAPNRTWSRMYATQPEILDYIHRVVKDRDLESHIRFNTEAISYEFDEASDRWTVRTRSGEEYRPRVVVLAHGALHVPNTPDFQGVDRFKGTVFHSARWDHSVDLKGKRVAVIGTGASTAQFVPEIVGTAAKVDVFQRNAHWLLPKADRPLGNFEHRLFKLLPFVQRLYRLAAYWTHELPVLGFMNPKLLKVLEVASRRMLEKQVEDPELRAKLTPDYKIGCKRILLSSDYYPALQRPNVDLITAGIAEFTETGIKTVDGKLHEADVVVLGTGFSTDNRCADEHIVGSGGRTIQEAWSDGMTAYLGMTVTGFPNMFMVMGPNSGGGAQSILFVIEAQLRYIVECLRMMKAQRATRLDVRADVQREFNARLHGKLAGSVWNSGGCDSWFLDRTGHNRQSWPGTGTSYWRATRRPDPTAFTLTGSAGRKPLPDAPRPVGPR, encoded by the coding sequence GTGCTGATTGTGGGAACCGGATTCGCCGGCCTCGGCATGGCCATCAGGTTGCTGGAGGCGGGCCAGCCCGACTTCGTCGTGCTGGAAAAGGCGGATGCCGTGGGTGGCGCGTGGCGCGAGAACACCTATCCGGGCTGCGCGTGCGACGTCACGAGCATGATGTACTCGTATTCCTTCGCTCCGAACAGGACCTGGAGCAGGATGTACGCCACGCAGCCGGAAATCCTCGACTACATCCACCGGGTCGTCAAGGATCGCGACCTCGAAAGCCACATCAGGTTCAACACCGAGGCGATCTCCTACGAGTTCGACGAGGCCAGCGACCGGTGGACCGTGCGGACCCGGTCGGGGGAGGAGTACCGCCCGCGCGTCGTCGTGCTGGCCCACGGGGCGCTGCACGTGCCCAACACCCCGGACTTCCAGGGTGTGGACCGGTTCAAGGGGACCGTTTTCCACTCGGCGCGATGGGACCACTCCGTCGACCTGAAGGGCAAGCGCGTCGCGGTGATCGGCACCGGGGCGAGCACGGCGCAGTTCGTCCCGGAGATCGTCGGCACGGCGGCCAAGGTCGACGTCTTCCAGCGCAACGCCCACTGGCTGCTGCCGAAGGCCGACCGCCCGCTCGGCAACTTCGAGCACCGGCTGTTCAAGCTGCTCCCGTTCGTGCAGCGGCTGTACCGCCTTGCCGCCTACTGGACGCACGAGCTGCCGGTGCTGGGGTTCATGAACCCCAAGCTCCTCAAGGTGCTGGAGGTGGCGTCCCGGCGAATGCTCGAGAAGCAGGTGGAAGACCCCGAACTCCGGGCGAAGCTGACGCCCGACTACAAGATCGGGTGCAAGCGCATCCTGCTCTCGAGTGACTACTACCCGGCACTGCAGCGCCCCAACGTGGACCTGATCACCGCCGGTATCGCCGAGTTCACCGAGACCGGGATCAAGACGGTCGACGGGAAGCTCCACGAGGCGGACGTGGTGGTGCTCGGCACCGGCTTCTCGACGGACAACCGCTGCGCCGACGAACACATCGTCGGCAGTGGCGGGCGCACGATCCAGGAGGCCTGGAGCGACGGCATGACGGCGTACCTGGGGATGACCGTCACGGGGTTCCCGAACATGTTCATGGTGATGGGTCCCAACTCGGGCGGCGGTGCCCAGTCGATCCTGTTCGTCATCGAGGCGCAGCTCCGTTACATCGTCGAGTGCCTGCGCATGATGAAGGCGCAGCGCGCCACCCGGCTCGACGTGAGGGCGGACGTCCAGCGCGAGTTCAACGCCCGGCTGCACGGCAAGCTCGCGGGGTCGGTGTGGAACTCGGGTGGGTGCGACAGCTGGTTCCTGGACCGCACGGGTCACAACCGGCAGTCGTGGCCGGGCACCGGCACGAGCTACTGGCGGGCCACCCGCCGTCCGGATCCGACGGCGTTCACGCTGACGGGTTCCGCGGGCAGGAAGCCGCTTCCGGACGCCCCCCGGCCCGTGGGTCCCCGGTAA
- a CDS encoding GH25 family lysozyme, with amino-acid sequence MLTHALVAATATLATITAPSAPAVTAAVPPGVVTGVDVATSQSGIDFGLIAAAGHTFTIVKAGGSQLGEGPYTSPHYATQVTGARAAGLRVGHYWVSGDFSTPVQAADHLVDNLRDYRRGDVIALDNEVLDHSTRLWGDQEAAAFFTRVHARLGDYVPWLYMGAADLRSRTWRQTIATGAKLWVASWGPNNGTYPGEPDLGGAYPSWSAHQYTSNGTAGGIRVDLNIARPNAFDVVSPGNPTTLPKSTTEQDGVPGTVFWQRTQHWLAQEWAYTGPIDGAPGTNTYAALQRAMRPHGYTGPIDGVPGTNTWAAVQRMGRQWSYTGPVDGVMGPNSWRAFARFVNQDKYD; translated from the coding sequence GTGCTCACTCACGCTCTGGTCGCGGCCACCGCGACCCTGGCCACCATCACGGCCCCATCCGCGCCCGCCGTCACCGCGGCAGTGCCTCCCGGCGTGGTCACCGGCGTGGACGTCGCCACCTCGCAGTCCGGGATCGACTTCGGTCTGATCGCCGCCGCCGGCCACACGTTCACCATCGTCAAGGCCGGCGGTTCGCAACTCGGGGAAGGCCCGTACACCAGCCCGCACTACGCCACCCAGGTCACCGGCGCACGGGCCGCCGGACTCCGCGTCGGGCACTACTGGGTCAGCGGCGACTTCTCCACCCCGGTCCAAGCCGCCGACCACCTCGTGGACAACCTGCGCGACTACCGCCGCGGTGACGTGATCGCGCTCGACAACGAAGTGCTGGACCACTCGACCCGGCTGTGGGGCGACCAGGAGGCGGCGGCGTTCTTCACCAGGGTGCACGCCCGCCTCGGCGACTACGTGCCGTGGCTCTACATGGGCGCGGCCGACCTGCGGTCGCGCACCTGGCGGCAGACCATCGCGACCGGCGCGAAGCTGTGGGTGGCGTCCTGGGGGCCCAACAACGGGACCTACCCCGGCGAACCCGACCTCGGTGGCGCCTACCCGTCGTGGAGCGCGCACCAGTACACGTCCAACGGCACGGCGGGCGGCATCCGGGTCGACCTGAACATCGCCCGCCCCAACGCCTTCGACGTCGTCTCCCCCGGCAACCCGACCACGTTGCCGAAGTCGACGACCGAACAGGACGGCGTCCCCGGCACGGTGTTCTGGCAGCGGACCCAGCACTGGCTGGCGCAGGAATGGGCCTACACCGGCCCGATCGACGGAGCACCGGGCACCAACACCTACGCCGCCCTCCAACGCGCCATGCGCCCCCACGGCTACACCGGCCCGATCGACGGGGTTCCCGGCACCAACACCTGGGCCGCGGTCCAGCGCATGGGCAGGCAGTGGTCCTACACCGGCCCCGTCGACGGCGTGATGGGCCCCAACTCCTGGCGAGCCTTCGCCCGCTTCGTCAACCAGGACAAGTACGACTAG
- a CDS encoding BTAD domain-containing putative transcriptional regulator, whose translation MTVADIGILGPLRSRFENIEVTLSGAKLRSILALLALRTNGEVRRDELIEELDLIRTTGDAINALHAHVARLRRWLLRHGGKPDLLETVNSGYRLNLDRNSVDAHRFVDLVERALNLAPGTPSVVATILEDALLLWRGDALLDALDGPLVAAAADELHRWRAAARETLIDAWISLDHNQKVILNARKFISEDPLNESMRARHVVALRRMDRYAEAVEAYRSAERVLNTELGVGPGPELRAAAEGISDDTQRFESASVRYQLARTW comes from the coding sequence ATGACTGTCGCAGACATTGGTATCCTCGGTCCCCTTCGATCCAGGTTCGAAAACATCGAAGTGACGCTGAGCGGGGCAAAGCTGAGGAGCATACTCGCACTTCTCGCCCTTCGTACCAACGGTGAGGTTCGGCGTGACGAATTGATCGAAGAATTGGACCTCATCCGCACGACCGGTGATGCGATCAATGCTCTTCACGCTCACGTGGCCAGGCTCCGCCGCTGGCTCCTGCGTCACGGTGGTAAGCCCGACCTGTTGGAAACGGTCAATTCGGGATATCGGCTCAACCTGGACCGGAATTCGGTGGACGCCCACCGGTTCGTCGATCTCGTGGAGCGCGCGTTGAACCTGGCGCCCGGCACGCCATCGGTGGTCGCCACCATTCTCGAGGACGCACTGCTGCTGTGGCGGGGGGACGCCCTGCTGGACGCCCTGGACGGCCCGCTGGTCGCCGCGGCGGCCGATGAACTGCACCGGTGGCGGGCAGCCGCGCGCGAGACGTTGATCGACGCCTGGATCTCGCTCGACCACAACCAGAAGGTGATCCTGAACGCCAGGAAGTTCATCTCGGAGGATCCGCTGAACGAGTCGATGCGCGCCCGGCACGTGGTCGCGCTCAGGCGGATGGACAGGTACGCGGAAGCGGTCGAGGCCTACCGGAGTGCCGAGAGGGTGCTGAACACCGAACTCGGCGTCGGGCCGGGCCCCGAGCTCCGCGCCGCGGCCGAGGGCATCTCGGACGACACCCAGCGCTTCGAGTCCGCCTCGGTCCGGTATCAGCTCGCGCGCACCTGGTGA
- a CDS encoding SDR family oxidoreductase: protein MTKKPGDDSFAGKVVVITGAGSGIGRALAVNLAGRGAKLAISDINGADVEATALRCEAMGVEVKVDRLDITEREDVASYAGGVRAHFGTVNQIYNNAGITYYGTVERELFKDMERVLDVNFWGAVNITKAFLPHLIDSGDGHVVTISSLFGLITFPGQSAYNASKFAIRGFTEALRQEMLVAKHPVRVTCVHPGGIKTGVARNATVVDGLDPVSFANTFDKRLALHTPEMAAETITEGVRRHRARVVVGAEAKALDWLVRIAPVGSQRFGAWFSRFFAVAPRPETT from the coding sequence ATGACCAAGAAGCCGGGCGACGACAGTTTCGCGGGAAAGGTCGTCGTCATCACCGGCGCGGGATCCGGCATCGGCCGCGCCCTGGCCGTGAACCTCGCCGGACGTGGCGCCAAGCTCGCGATCTCCGACATCAACGGCGCCGACGTCGAGGCGACCGCCCTGCGGTGCGAGGCGATGGGCGTCGAGGTCAAGGTCGACCGGCTCGACATCACCGAGCGGGAGGACGTCGCCTCGTACGCCGGCGGTGTGCGCGCCCACTTCGGCACGGTGAACCAGATCTACAACAACGCGGGCATCACGTACTACGGCACCGTCGAACGCGAGTTGTTCAAGGACATGGAACGCGTCCTCGACGTCAACTTCTGGGGCGCGGTCAACATCACGAAGGCTTTTCTGCCACACCTGATCGACTCCGGTGACGGGCATGTAGTCACCATCTCCAGCCTCTTCGGCCTGATCACCTTCCCCGGCCAGAGCGCCTACAACGCGTCCAAGTTCGCCATCCGCGGGTTCACCGAGGCCCTGCGCCAGGAAATGCTGGTCGCCAAGCACCCGGTGCGCGTGACCTGCGTCCATCCGGGGGGCATCAAGACCGGGGTCGCGCGCAACGCGACAGTGGTGGACGGACTGGACCCGGTGTCGTTCGCGAACACGTTCGACAAGCGCCTGGCGTTGCACACCCCGGAGATGGCCGCGGAGACCATCACCGAGGGCGTCCGCAGACATCGCGCCAGGGTCGTCGTGGGCGCGGAGGCCAAGGCGCTCGACTGGCTGGTCCGGATCGCCCCCGTGGGCTCCCAGAGGTTCGGCGCGTGGTTCTCCCGGTTCTTCGCGGTCGCCCCTCGCCCAGAGACGACGTGA
- a CDS encoding TetR family transcriptional regulator C-terminal domain-containing protein has translation MESAPQHTEITDKRLLRGARTRQVVLRHAVDIASLEGLEGVSFGRLATDTGLSKAGVQTLFRTKETLQLAAVEYARGMFLDAVIRPARAAPRGAARLRALLDHWVVYAETPLFAGGCFRAANLAEYDSRPGPIRDALFHDQQDWIGVIAGELRYATSTGEIAELDVDLAAFQIDALLCAANTALRIGDDDAVDKVRRIVEGLLAPPG, from the coding sequence ATGGAAAGTGCGCCGCAGCACACGGAGATCACCGACAAACGGCTTCTGCGCGGCGCAAGAACGCGGCAGGTCGTTCTTCGGCACGCCGTCGACATCGCCTCGCTGGAGGGCTTGGAGGGTGTCAGCTTCGGGCGGCTGGCGACCGACACCGGGCTCAGCAAGGCAGGCGTGCAGACCCTGTTCAGGACCAAGGAGACTCTGCAACTGGCAGCCGTCGAGTACGCGCGCGGGATGTTCCTCGACGCGGTCATCCGGCCGGCTCGGGCGGCGCCTCGCGGTGCCGCACGCCTGCGCGCGCTGCTCGACCACTGGGTTGTGTACGCGGAGACGCCGCTGTTCGCGGGCGGGTGCTTCCGCGCCGCGAACCTCGCCGAGTACGACAGCAGGCCCGGCCCCATCCGCGACGCCCTGTTCCACGACCAGCAGGACTGGATCGGGGTCATCGCCGGCGAACTGCGGTACGCCACGAGCACCGGTGAGATCGCCGAACTGGACGTCGATCTCGCCGCTTTCCAGATCGACGCGCTGCTGTGCGCCGCGAACACCGCATTGAGAATCGGAGACGACGATGCGGTGGACAAGGTCCGCCGCATCGTCGAAGGCCTCCTCGCGCCTCCCGGATAG